Below is a window of Bacteroidota bacterium DNA.
ATTATATATTTCAATGTCTTTCATTTTCAAATTTTCAAATTGGCTCATCTGCACATTAAACACTCCGCTCGTGGGATTAGGATAAATCGTACATCGTGCATCGTACATCGTACTTTCATTTACTCCCATTCCGCTTTTCACGATGATATAATACTTCTTTGTGAGCGTATAAGTACATCCGCTTCCGCTGCTGGCAGTGAGTTTAACAGTAAATGTATCAACTGATGCGTATGTATGCGAAGGATTTACCACTGTGCTGCCATATCCATCTCCAAAATCCCACAAGTAACTTGTTGCATTAAGGGTGTTGTTGTAAAACTGCACAGTGGCATTAGGCAAAGAAACAATATTTTTATCCGAACTAAAATCAATTGCAAGCGCGCTGTTTGGAACAGGGTGCCATGGAGTATCAAACAGTACACGTTCAACTATGGGAATACTGTCGCCTGTGGCAGTTGTACTATATAATGTAGCCCCCGCATGCCCAACGCCCGGCACGGTATCATAAACCCATTTAAGCGTAGTGCCTCGCGTAATGGCATTGGTATCTGAAAAGTTATAAAAGTTTTTTGCGCGTTCATAGCGGCTATATCCTTCTATCGTCAGTGGCCACCAGCCATAAGCAGCAGTATCTAATGTTCCCACCATCACTCCATAGTTCTCATTATAATACTGCACTACATGCTCATTGCATAAAAAATGAAGGTCAAGTGTATCATAAATAGAGGTC
It encodes the following:
- a CDS encoding PKD domain-containing protein gives rise to the protein MFIHALNGIGAQYINVQSIADRRNALIVSPTPPLNFAITTWTGAYDYVADTMTCGTGIHLIHIWLPHVFKQIYRHVLARENRDSIPVYFTGFSAGAQCVTRYMLVRQFFPDSIPIKMAVSMSPAGYIFGTDIFNDSTMVFPFGLAKGSVGSEWDCKTSIYDTLDLHFLCNEHVVQYYNENYGVMVGTLDTAAYGWWPLTIEGYSRYERAKNFYNFSDTNAITRGTTLKWVYDTVPGVGHAGATLYSTTATGDSIPIVERVLFDTPWHPVPNSALAIDFSSDKNIVSLPNATVQFYNNTLNATSYLWDFGDGYGSTVVNPSHTYASVDTFTVKLTASSGSGCTYTLTKKYYIIVKSGMGVNESTMYDARCTIYPNPTSGVFNVQMSQFENLKMKDIEIYN